Within Populus trichocarpa isolate Nisqually-1 chromosome 6, P.trichocarpa_v4.1, whole genome shotgun sequence, the genomic segment tcatttttAATAGCAAGaccgtttattttttttttaaaaaaacaaagtcatgaTTTcactattttctattttaatctaCAATTTATATTCTAGAGATATGATAtttattgctacaatgttttatCCACCCATCATAGTTTGTTTTAAATCATCTTCTCTTGCACAACCCATAAGAAGTTAACCACTAAATAAATGTATAGTTAAACTCAATTCAATTAGACATATAAAACATGCCTAGTTAATCTTCGGTCCTTCCCTAACCTTTCTCCATAACTTCCTTGAAAGTCCCTAGCACTAGGACGCCCCCACAAATTTCCATACGTGGGCTTGTAGCCTGTAGGCAGCGGCAGAGGCAGCTTCACAAAAGGAAATTGCTTTACTTTTTTGAAATCCTTACTTTGACtggaatatttcttttatattttctatactGCTAGCTGGCCGTATATATATGAGCTAGTAGTTAAGCTGCCAGATGCATATTTTACTCCAAGCTAGCTTGCGTAGCTATCCCTTCTTTGGAACCTCACAAACAAAGATCAAAGAAAgcactgagagagagagagagagagagagagaactatTTTTCAGGCACTGTCGGTGAGCCATCTTGATTTATTCTCTTCTCTTACAGTTTTATGTGCATGTTGATGGGTTCTTGCAGTGGACTTGATTGCTAAAAACTTTGATTGTTTTCATGATTAAAGATCATATTTTCTGATTCTTACTTTATTTATGTGATTATCTTGTTAATATGGTTATGGTTGCTTTCATGATGAACAGGCTTGGAGATTCTGATACCACGCATCAATTTTGTTAGTTCTTTAATGGgcctttctttttcaatactCTTATCTGCATGGTCTGCAATTCTGGGACACAAGTTTTTTGGCTCAAAGGATACTGTTGAAAATACTGTTGTAAGGTCCCTAAGCTTTGGAAGGAGAGATGGAGAAATGGGTCCAAGAACAAACAGCTTCAAGAGAGATGGTTCAGAAACCACTGGAAAGTTTGATGGGTCAGATAAAATGAGTATGGAGAGATCATTAAGCTTTGACAGCTGGGACTCCAATGAAACAAAGGCTAAACCATCTAATTCAACCAAAACTTCGAATTCTCTAAAGTTCAAAGCTAATGAAATAGTCCACCTAACAAAGCCTACAATATCACTCCCTGAACCACCTGTGATCTTCTTTTCTCCAAGACCTATTAGTGAGCTTGACGCGGCTGCAACCAAAGTTCAAAAAGTCTACAAGAGTTATAGGACTAGGAGGAACCTTGCAGATTGTGCAGTTGTTGTTGAGGAACTCTGGTATGTCTTTCAATATCCTTAACTTCTTGACTCTCAAACCTATTTGTTTTGTGTTCTTTGTGATAATATTCATTTGGTATTTCAATTGTTGTAGGTGGAAGGCCTTGGATTTTGCTACTTTGAAAAGGAGCTCCGTATCATTCTTCAGCATTGAGAAACATGAAACTGCTATGTCAAAGTGGGCTAGGGCCAAGACAAGGGTTGCGAAGGTACGGTACATAATTGCTGGTTTCTTTCATACAAATGAATGAGTCGATTCATTAAAAGTTTCATAAAATAACATGTATTCTCTTTGTGTTTGCAGCTTGGGAAGGGTTTATCCAAGGATGAGAAGGCTCAAAAGCTAGCCCTACAACACTGGCTTGAAGCTGTAAGTCCACCATTTTATCTGTGGCTTTTATTGAATTCATTTGGTCTAACTAATTTATCACCTTGCTTAATAAAATATGCTCCCTTGTGCTCTGCAGATCGATCCACGCCATCGTTATGGACACAATTTACACTTCTATTATGATATTTGGTCTGACAGCATGAGCACACAACCTTTCTTCTACTGGTAAATAATTAAGACTCGTGCAAAACCAAAATCTTAGTATGATATGCAGTTGTACAAGCATTGCCTACCTTCATTTAGTCCTTTATAACCTTCAGTTTTAATGTCGTTATGGAATTGCAGGTTGGACATTGGTGATGGTAAAGAGGTAAACCTTGAGAAGTGCCCAAGGAGCAAGCTTCAACGCCAATGCATTCAATATCTTGGACCTGTAATGTCTCATGACTCTGCCAGTGTGCAATTCAATTCTAAATTCCCAGTCCCCTAAACCCCTTTTCTGCATACACATGTTTCTAATTTTCATGCATTTATTCAAGTTCTCAAACAGTTCTTGGTCCTTGCAGAAAGAAAGGGAAGCATTTGAGGTGATTGTAGAGGGTGGCAAGCTTGTGTACCGCCAAGCCGGAATTCTTATTAACACGACGGAGGATACGAAGTGGATTTTCGTGTTAAGCACATCAAGATCCTTGTATGTAGGGCAGAAGAATAAAGGCGTTTTCCAGCACTCGAGTTTCCTAGCTGGAGCAGCTACAACAGCAGCTGGAAGATTAGTAGCCCAAGATGGAGTTCTTCAGGCAATATGGCCCTATAGTGGTCATTATCTCCCTAACGAGGACAATTTCAAAGAGTTCATTAGTTTTCTCGAGGAGCATAACGTGGACTTAACAAATGTTAAggtaattaaaatcttaaacacGAAAGACCTCCTAGTAATTGCCTTGGTATGACGACAACCATGTTTATGTGTTCATTTGTAGCTTACTAATAATTCTCACCATTTCTTTGCAGAAATGTTCAATAGATGATGACCATGATTCATTCAAAGTTGTTGATGATAAGGAGATTAAGGAAGTCTTCACCACAATCACATCTACCGACACAAAAGCTAATGATGTTGATGGGCCTATTGATAATACGACAGCCAATACTCAACAAGACAGTACAGATGCCAATGCAGCCAAGTTGCAAGCACCAGTATTTGACCTGAGCAAGCGTTTGTCGTGCAAGTGGACTAGTGGATATGGTCCCCGAATTGGATGTGTGAGGGACTATCCAGCTGAATTACAATCTCGGGCACTTGAGCAAGTCAACTTGTCGCCTAGGACCAATCCTGGTGCAGGGAGTTGTGTTCCAATCCCTTCACCGCGGCCTAGCCCAAAGATTCGAGTCTCGCCAAGGCTCGCATACAT encodes:
- the LOC7470689 gene encoding IQ domain-containing protein IQM1, whose translation is MGLSFSILLSAWSAILGHKFFGSKDTVENTVVRSLSFGRRDGEMGPRTNSFKRDGSETTGKFDGSDKMSMERSLSFDSWDSNETKAKPSNSTKTSNSLKFKANEIVHLTKPTISLPEPPVIFFSPRPISELDAAATKVQKVYKSYRTRRNLADCAVVVEELWWKALDFATLKRSSVSFFSIEKHETAMSKWARAKTRVAKLGKGLSKDEKAQKLALQHWLEAIDPRHRYGHNLHFYYDIWSDSMSTQPFFYWLDIGDGKEVNLEKCPRSKLQRQCIQYLGPKEREAFEVIVEGGKLVYRQAGILINTTEDTKWIFVLSTSRSLYVGQKNKGVFQHSSFLAGAATTAAGRLVAQDGVLQAIWPYSGHYLPNEDNFKEFISFLEEHNVDLTNVKKCSIDDDHDSFKVVDDKEIKEVFTTITSTDTKANDVDGPIDNTTANTQQDSTDANAAKLQAPVFDLSKRLSCKWTSGYGPRIGCVRDYPAELQSRALEQVNLSPRTNPGAGSCVPIPSPRPSPKIRVSPRLAYMGLPSPRVSVN